A window from Anser cygnoides isolate HZ-2024a breed goose chromosome 1, Taihu_goose_T2T_genome, whole genome shotgun sequence encodes these proteins:
- the LOC106048558 gene encoding NAD(P)(+)--arginine ADP-ribosyltransferase 2 codes for MEQLGLVWVLLAGTLAGTLAASRTREQDLGPIKKVAMDMAQNSFDDQYWGCRYKMEEKLKEVNRTEFQNKTYADTWGRAVKKWQSLWGNSNQPQVLRQEQAVAVLAYTAREGLYKQFNAAVRKGGRSCKYYLQSFPFKTLHFLLTQALRTLRDAQGHRCYHVYRGIKGIRFTAHLQQTVRFGQFTSTSLKKKVAQSFGQDTFFFVYTCYGVPIKPFSFYPAENEVLIPPFEVFKVTNVTRYTNGNVIHLRSHAACSTYNCALLKGKGSQQGGCHREMAGAGAQPWAGAALPALLQPWPQESGGPRATGSVRGRGALW; via the coding sequence ATGGAGCAGCTTGGCCTggtctgggtgctgctggccggCACCTTGGCTGGCACCTTGGCTGCCAGCCGCACCCGTGAGCAAGACCTCGGCCCCATCAAGAAGGTGGCGATGGACATGGCCCAGAACTCCTTTGATGACCAGTACTGGGGCTGCAGATACAAGAtggaggagaagctgaaggaggTGAACCGCACCGAGTTCCAAAACAAGACCTATGCGGACACCTGGGGAAGAGCAGTCAAGAAGTGGCAGAGTCTATGGGGCAACTCAAACCAGCCGCAGGTGCTGCGGCAGGAGCAGGCGGTGGCCGTGCTGGCGTACACTGCTAGGGAAGGCCTGTACAAGCAGTTCAACGCGGCCGTGCGCAAGGGCGGGCGCTCCTGCAAGTACTACCTGCAATCCTTCCCCTTCAAGACGCTGCACTTCCTCCTGACCCAGGCCCTGCGCACCCTGAGGGATGCCCAGGGCCACAGATGCTACCACGTCTACCGTGGCATCAAGGGCATCCGCTTTACGGCCCACCTCCAGCAGACCGTCCGCTTCGGCCAGTTCACCTCCACCTCCCTCAAGAAGAAGGTTGCTCAGTCCTTTGGCCAGGACACCTTCTTCTTTGTGTACACCTGCTACGGTGTCCCCATCAAGCCATTCTCCTTCTACCCTGCTGAGAACGAAGTCCTCATCCCACCCTTTGAGGTCTTCAAGGTCACCAACGTCACCCGTTACACAAACGGAAACGTCATCCATCTCCGCTCCCATGCCGCGTGCAGCACCTACAACTGTGCGCTGCTGAAGGGTAAGGGCAGCCAGCAGGGTGGGTGCCACCGGGAgatggctggggctggggcacagccctgggcaggcgCCGCGCTCCCCGCACTCCTCCAGCCTTGGCCGCAGGAGAGCGGGGGGCCCCGTGCCACCGGCTCtgtgaggggaaggggagccTTGTGGTGA
- the LOC125180864 gene encoding erythroblast NAD(P)(+)--arginine ADP-ribosyltransferase-like isoform X2 — protein sequence MEHLALGWVLLASSLFGTSATGSKRDLDAIKEVAMDMVLSSFDDQYQGCSRMMEKELEELNRTEFASPAYTEGWRGAVTEWRNRWGRPARPLVLRQEQAVAVLAYTAEGDLYRQFNAAVREGGRSREHYLQSFPFKTLHFLLTKALHTLRDAQGQNCHRVYRGVKGTRFTAQLHQTVRFGQFTSASLQKKVAQSFGQDTFFFLDTCYSVPIQNFSFYPGEDEVLIPPFEVFKVTNFTRDRDGNFIHLRSQAARSTYNCEFVKGYVREV from the exons ATGGAGCACCTCGccctgggctgggtgctgctggccagcAGCCTGTTCGGCACCTCAGCCACTGGCAGTAAGCGAGACCTCGACGCCATCAAGGAGGTGGCGATGGACATGGTCCTCAGCTCCTTTGATGACCAGTACCAGGGCTGCAGCCGCATGAtggagaaggagctggaggagctgaacCGCACCGAGTTCGCCAGCCCTGCCTACACAGAGGGCTGGAGAGGTGCAGTGACGGAGTGGCGGAATCGATGGGGCCGTCCTGCCCGCCCGCTGGTGCTGCGGCAGGAGCAGGCGGTGGCCGTGCTGGCGTACACTGCCGAGGGGGACCTGTACCGACAGTTCAACGCGGCCGTGCGCGAGGGCGGGCGCTCCCGCGAGCACTACCTCCAGTCCTTCCCCTTCAAGACGCTGCACTTCCTCCTGACCAAGGCCCTGCACACCCTGCGGGATGCCCAGGGCCAGAACTGCCACCGCGTCTACCGCGGCGTCAAAGGCACGCGCTTCACAGCCCAGCTCCACCAGACCGTCCGCTTCGGCCAGTtcacctctgcctccctccagAAGAAGGTTGCTCAGTCCTTTGGCCAGGACACCTTCTTCTTTTTGGATACCTGCTACAGTGTCCCCATCCAGAACTTCTCCTTCTACCCTGGTGAGGATGAAGTCCTCATCCCACCCTTTGAGGTCTTCAAGGTCACCAACTTCACCCGTGACAGAGACGGAAACTTCATCCATCTCCGCTCCCAGGCTGCGCGCAGCACCTACAACTGCGAGTTTGTGAAGG gatatgtccgggaagtttaa
- the LOC136789667 gene encoding NAD(P)(+)--arginine ADP-ribosyltransferase 2-like — protein sequence MEQLGLVWVLLAGTLAGTLAASSTREQDLGPIKKVAMDMAQNSFDDQYWGCRYKMEEKLKEVNRTEFQNKTYADTWGRAVKKWQSLWGNSNQPQVLRQEQAVAVLAYTAREGLYKQFNAAVRKGGRSCKYYLQSFPFKTLHFLLTQALRTLRDAQGHRCYHVYRGIKGIRFTAHLQQTVRFGQFTSTSLQKKVAQSFGQDTFFFVYTCYGVPIKPFSFYPAENEVLIPPFEVFKVTNVTRYTNGNVIHLRSHAACSTYNCALLKGKGSQQGGCHREMAGAGAQPWAGAALPALLQPWPQESGGPRATGSVRGRGALW from the coding sequence ATGGAGCAGCTTGGCCTggtctgggtgctgctggccggCACCTTGGCTGGCACcttggctgccagcagcacccgtGAGCAAGACCTCGGCCCCATCAAGAAGGTGGCGATGGACATGGCCCAGAACTCCTTTGATGACCAGTACTGGGGCTGCAGATACAAGAtggaggagaagctgaaggaggTGAACCGCACCGAGTTCCAAAACAAGACCTATGCGGACACCTGGGGAAGAGCAGTCAAGAAGTGGCAGAGTCTATGGGGCAACTCAAACCAGCCGCAGGTGCTGCGGCAGGAGCAGGCGGTGGCCGTGCTGGCGTACACTGCTAGGGAAGGCCTGTACAAGCAGTTCAACGCGGCCGTGCGCAAGGGCGGGCGCTCCTGCAAGTACTACCTGCAATCCTTCCCCTTCAAGACGCTGCACTTCCTCCTGACCCAGGCCCTGCGCACCCTGAGGGATGCCCAGGGCCACAGATGCTACCACGTCTACCGTGGCATCAAGGGCATCCGCTTTACGGCCCACCTCCAGCAGACCGTCCGCTTCGGCCAGTTCACCTCCACCTCCCTCCAGAAGAAGGTTGCTCAGTCCTTTGGCCAGGACACCTTCTTCTTTGTGTACACCTGCTACGGTGTCCCCATCAAGCCATTCTCCTTCTACCCTGCTGAGAACGAAGTCCTCATCCCACCCTTTGAGGTCTTCAAGGTCACCAATGTTACCCGTTACACAAACGGAAACGTCATCCATCTCCGCTCCCATGCCGCGTGCAGCACCTACAACTGTGCGCTGCTGAAGGGTAAGGGCAGCCAGCAGGGTGGGTGCCACCGGGAgatggctggggctggggcacagccctgggcaggcgCCGCGCTCCCCGCACTCCTCCAGCCTTGGCCGCAGGAGAGCGGGGGGCCCCGTGCCACCGGCTCtgtgaggggaaggggagccTTGTGGTGA
- the LOC125180864 gene encoding erythroblast NAD(P)(+)--arginine ADP-ribosyltransferase-like isoform X1 codes for MEHLALGWVLLASSLFGTSATGSKRDLDAIKEVAMDMVLSSFDDQYQGCSRMMEKELEELNRTEFASPAYTEGWRGAVTEWRNRWGRPARPLVLRQEQAVAVLAYTAEGDLYRQFNAAVREGGRSREHYLQSFPFKTLHFLLTKALHTLRDAQGQNCHRVYRGVKGTRFTAQLHQTVRFGQFTSASLQKKVAQSFGQDTFFFLDTCYSVPIQNFSFYPGEDEVLIPPFEVFKVTNFTRDRDGNFIHLRSQAARSTYNCEFVKEKRCKEQPCVFSAGRSSPREPPHLWSLLLAATALAAVGGL; via the exons ATGGAGCACCTCGccctgggctgggtgctgctggccagcAGCCTGTTCGGCACCTCAGCCACTGGCAGTAAGCGAGACCTCGACGCCATCAAGGAGGTGGCGATGGACATGGTCCTCAGCTCCTTTGATGACCAGTACCAGGGCTGCAGCCGCATGAtggagaaggagctggaggagctgaacCGCACCGAGTTCGCCAGCCCTGCCTACACAGAGGGCTGGAGAGGTGCAGTGACGGAGTGGCGGAATCGATGGGGCCGTCCTGCCCGCCCGCTGGTGCTGCGGCAGGAGCAGGCGGTGGCCGTGCTGGCGTACACTGCCGAGGGGGACCTGTACCGACAGTTCAACGCGGCCGTGCGCGAGGGCGGGCGCTCCCGCGAGCACTACCTCCAGTCCTTCCCCTTCAAGACGCTGCACTTCCTCCTGACCAAGGCCCTGCACACCCTGCGGGATGCCCAGGGCCAGAACTGCCACCGCGTCTACCGCGGCGTCAAAGGCACGCGCTTCACAGCCCAGCTCCACCAGACCGTCCGCTTCGGCCAGTtcacctctgcctccctccagAAGAAGGTTGCTCAGTCCTTTGGCCAGGACACCTTCTTCTTTTTGGATACCTGCTACAGTGTCCCCATCCAGAACTTCTCCTTCTACCCTGGTGAGGATGAAGTCCTCATCCCACCCTTTGAGGTCTTCAAGGTCACCAACTTCACCCGTGACAGAGACGGAAACTTCATCCATCTCCGCTCCCAGGCTGCGCGCAGCACCTACAACTGCGAGTTTGTGAAGG AGAAAAGGTGCAAGGAGCAGCCGTGTGTTTTCAGCGCAG gcaggagcagtCCCAGGGAACCCCCACACCTCTGGAGTCTCCTCTTGGCAGCCACAGCCCTGGCAGCCGTGGGAGGCCTCTAA